The proteins below are encoded in one region of Candidatus Saccharimonadales bacterium:
- a CDS encoding GreA/GreB family elongation factor, which yields MIGVEVMYHPGPTFITQTGFQSLKDRLDQLGRKRTKLGHDLHAVQEPGKRVENGSFSTIWDQKLQIEETIHDINATLRNSSVIQRPTRRLRITLGSQVKLKGGDQMREFTLVDSPEANPSIGLISYKSPAGSSLLGKRIGEQVEIGNGKKITYTILDIN from the coding sequence ATGATAGGAGTAGAAGTTATGTATCACCCCGGCCCTACATTCATTACGCAGACCGGTTTTCAAAGTCTAAAAGATAGGCTCGATCAACTCGGTCGTAAGCGGACTAAACTCGGACACGATCTCCACGCCGTACAAGAGCCTGGCAAACGCGTAGAGAATGGTAGTTTCTCTACGATCTGGGACCAGAAACTACAGATCGAGGAAACCATTCACGACATAAACGCCACCTTGCGTAATTCCAGCGTCATACAGCGGCCTACGCGACGTCTGCGCATAACCCTCGGTAGTCAGGTCAAGCTCAAAGGGGGTGACCAGATGCGCGAGTTCACCCTAGTCGACTCACCGGAAGCCAATCCGAGTATAGGTCTAATCTCCTATAAATCCCCGGCTGGTAGCTCACTGCTAGGCAAGCGCATCGGTGAGCAAGTGGAGATCGGCAACGGTAAGAAGATTACCTACACCATTCTCGACATCAACTAG
- a CDS encoding LCP family protein produces the protein MIDYFYYQPDDKSPEESHKPTRRERRKARHSEKPKHHHLLKLVLAAVAVIILAAALLIAAGYWYVRVIPLANHAGRTNLLVLGVDEAAKLSDTIMLISIDHSDSERPKMAIVGIPRDLYVSIPGFDSAKINAAHAYGENYDYRGGGPALTAATIEEHFDIPIHYHLALDFEGFEKIIDAVGGITVEVEQLLEDPFYPAPGYNGYEPLVIEAGEHHFDGQTALRYARSRQTTTSDFDRAHRQQQVVVALQTEIMRREVLTDFSTIRSLLAVFEAHVTTNLTRLEMFKLANLARQLDAETPSQYVIDTSNLLVPVQNEAGSSLVPRSGGFSEIQQFIDNIFDQTEVEEFSR, from the coding sequence ATGATCGATTATTTTTACTATCAACCTGATGATAAATCTCCGGAGGAGAGCCATAAGCCAACTCGTCGTGAACGCAGAAAGGCGCGTCATAGTGAGAAGCCCAAACACCATCACTTACTTAAACTCGTTCTAGCAGCAGTTGCAGTTATTATTCTAGCGGCCGCCCTCTTAATCGCTGCTGGCTATTGGTATGTACGAGTTATCCCGTTGGCTAATCACGCCGGGAGGACGAATCTACTAGTTCTAGGCGTGGATGAGGCGGCAAAGCTGAGCGATACGATAATGCTGATTAGCATCGATCACTCAGATAGCGAGCGTCCAAAGATGGCCATAGTCGGTATCCCTCGAGATCTGTACGTCTCTATCCCTGGGTTTGATTCAGCTAAGATCAATGCCGCTCACGCCTACGGAGAAAATTACGATTATCGCGGTGGTGGACCAGCGCTGACGGCCGCTACGATTGAGGAGCACTTTGACATTCCGATCCACTACCATCTAGCTCTTGACTTCGAAGGTTTTGAGAAAATAATCGATGCGGTCGGAGGGATCACGGTCGAAGTCGAACAGCTGTTGGAGGATCCTTTCTATCCAGCCCCCGGCTATAACGGTTATGAACCGTTAGTTATCGAGGCGGGAGAACACCACTTTGATGGACAAACTGCTCTGCGCTATGCTCGTTCGCGTCAGACGACGACCAGTGACTTTGATCGCGCTCACCGCCAGCAGCAGGTCGTGGTGGCACTGCAGACGGAGATCATGCGTCGAGAAGTACTAACTGACTTTTCGACTATACGATCATTATTAGCGGTCTTTGAAGCACACGTTACGACCAACTTAACACGACTAGAGATGTTCAAGCTGGCTAATCTGGCCCGCCAACTTGATGCTGAGACTCCAAGCCAGTATGTGATCGACACTTCAAATCTGTTAGTACCGGTTCAAAATGAAGCTGGGTCTTCTCTGGTACCACGAAGTGGCGGTTTTAGTGAGATTCAACAGTTCATAGATAATATTTTCGACCAAACCGAGGTCGAAGAGTTTAGCCGGTAG
- a CDS encoding ion transporter: MNYLTQQLKEQLIAIRNSILFEAVFVILVIISIALLLGEFVLPVSSTTIQAFGQINMAIAWIFLADFFLGLLITPDRRLYLKSDWFLLLASIPVSEYVFSSLRVFRLVRIFRIYGTISRSLAIPHLRFLFKRRRRH, encoded by the coding sequence ATGAACTACTTAACTCAACAGCTAAAAGAGCAGCTCATCGCCATACGTAACTCAATACTGTTTGAAGCTGTATTCGTCATACTAGTTATCATCAGCATCGCACTACTACTTGGCGAGTTCGTGCTCCCAGTATCGTCCACGACCATACAAGCTTTCGGCCAAATCAACATGGCTATCGCTTGGATATTTCTGGCAGACTTCTTTTTAGGACTACTCATTACACCCGATCGACGGCTATACCTAAAGTCCGACTGGTTTCTGCTACTAGCCTCAATTCCGGTAAGTGAGTACGTCTTCAGCTCACTGCGAGTTTTCCGCTTAGTCCGAATTTTCCGTATTTACGGGACAATCAGCCGAAGCCTAGCCATACCCCACCTCCGCTTCTTATTTAAGCGCCGGCGCAGACACTAG
- a CDS encoding DNA-3-methyladenine glycosylase, with protein MSLYQSLTQLPTAQAAQLLLGQTLVRSQGTTVLAARIVETEAYHQSDPAAHTFHGPSKRNQTMFGPAGHAYGMHHCLNVTAGEAGEGAGVLIRAIEPLEGLEAMARNRKLPRVVLDTADGIRQLGSGPGKLAQALGITLELNGHDLTRPPLQLIETGTVTPTSIVTTTRIGITKAASEPLRFYIKDSSFISRP; from the coding sequence ATGAGTTTGTATCAATCCTTAACTCAACTACCGACCGCCCAGGCGGCTCAACTCCTGCTAGGACAGACGCTCGTACGTAGCCAGGGCACTACGGTGCTGGCCGCGCGAATCGTCGAGACTGAGGCCTATCATCAATCAGATCCGGCCGCCCACACTTTCCACGGTCCTAGTAAGCGCAACCAAACGATGTTCGGTCCGGCTGGACACGCCTACGGTATGCACCACTGTCTTAACGTCACTGCCGGCGAAGCAGGGGAGGGGGCTGGGGTGTTAATCCGAGCCATCGAACCGCTAGAGGGACTTGAAGCTATGGCTCGAAATCGTAAACTGCCCCGTGTAGTGCTAGATACTGCTGACGGCATCCGTCAGCTCGGCAGTGGGCCGGGTAAGCTAGCTCAAGCTCTCGGTATCACTCTCGAACTAAACGGCCACGACCTAACCCGACCGCCCCTGCAGCTCATTGAGACGGGTACGGTAACCCCGACAAGCATCGTCACTACCACCCGCATCGGCATCACTAAAGCGGCCAGTGAACCACTACGATTCTATATTAAGGACAGTTCGTTTATCTCGCGTCCTTAG
- a CDS encoding PBP1A family penicillin-binding protein, which produces MLIRTYYRLRNFFMRGYRRFSSYSLRKKVGIIVGSGLAFLIIVPLLTYAYFVRDIANEERLMNRNSTGVILLDRHGEEFYRAFNANATETERVPLEQLPQQLVEALIATEDRNFYEHGGYSVRGIVAALYGNVLNRDATKFGGSTITQQLAKNALLTNDKNYLRKYQELSLAIAIERHYEKDKILELYLNSVYFGEGAFGIEDAAQTYFAKPATELTLAESSILIGILPAPSAWSPITGNLEQARERQEVVLDSMAEVGYIEESAVTATLAEQLEFQSIEVVGEQYAIHFAEMVIDELEERYGEERVARSGFLVTTTLDLQWQQSAETAVTQHLAQLQYAEVDNGAVVAIDPENGAIRSLVGSSDWSNEEFGRVNMATVPRQPGSSFKPIYYAEALAEKQITPATILEDVPTTFGNSYEPENFDLSYRGDVTVRRALANSLNIPAIKVMEQLGVSESIAAAQRLGLDTIDTSTDYGLSLALGTAEVPLIDMTNAYAAFAASGMQHETVLIEEIDNKYGETIFRFNNQGSRVLDAGAAYLISSILSDESARAETFGSSLSIGRTAAVKTGTTEDNRDALTLGYTPEIAVGVWVGNNDNRPMSAIGGSTGAAPIWRSVMQTITTDMPAGEFTQPSSITSALICYGNGLRASEAFAGAYREYFLRGTLPRFGCAAPEPEPEEEEPPADEVEEEDTTPDEPETGPPEDDTGTGQDNGGDDDTGQPDDGDDPDEDDSPPGNGGQGQNPSSGQTQA; this is translated from the coding sequence TTGCTTATTAGAACGTATTACCGTCTGCGTAACTTCTTCATGCGCGGCTACCGCCGCTTCTCTAGCTATTCCTTGCGGAAGAAAGTAGGTATCATCGTCGGCTCTGGTCTAGCCTTTCTGATCATAGTTCCACTCCTAACTTACGCCTATTTCGTGCGTGACATCGCTAACGAAGAACGTCTGATGAACCGTAACAGTACTGGAGTTATCCTCCTAGATCGACATGGTGAAGAGTTTTACCGCGCATTTAACGCTAATGCCACCGAAACAGAACGAGTACCCTTGGAGCAGTTGCCCCAGCAGCTAGTTGAGGCCCTAATCGCTACCGAAGACCGTAACTTCTATGAGCATGGTGGCTACTCAGTGCGTGGCATCGTAGCGGCCCTTTACGGCAATGTACTTAATCGTGATGCCACTAAATTCGGCGGCTCTACCATCACCCAGCAACTGGCCAAGAACGCCCTCCTAACTAATGACAAAAACTATCTGCGCAAGTACCAGGAGCTGTCCTTAGCCATCGCCATCGAACGTCACTATGAGAAAGATAAAATTCTAGAACTCTATCTCAACTCTGTTTATTTCGGTGAGGGAGCTTTCGGTATCGAAGATGCCGCCCAGACCTATTTTGCCAAGCCCGCCACAGAGCTTACTTTAGCTGAAAGCAGTATCTTAATCGGTATTCTACCAGCCCCTTCGGCTTGGTCGCCCATTACCGGGAATCTTGAGCAGGCGCGCGAACGTCAGGAAGTGGTATTGGATAGCATGGCTGAAGTCGGTTACATCGAAGAAAGCGCAGTCACCGCTACCTTAGCAGAGCAACTCGAATTCCAGTCTATCGAAGTAGTGGGCGAACAGTACGCCATTCACTTCGCCGAGATGGTTATCGATGAGTTGGAAGAGCGCTACGGCGAAGAGAGGGTGGCCCGCTCCGGTTTCTTAGTCACCACCACCCTAGATTTGCAGTGGCAGCAGTCTGCTGAAACCGCCGTCACGCAGCATCTAGCTCAACTGCAGTACGCTGAAGTCGATAACGGCGCGGTCGTAGCTATCGATCCGGAAAATGGGGCTATTCGCAGCTTAGTAGGGAGTAGCGACTGGAGTAACGAAGAGTTTGGCCGAGTCAATATGGCTACCGTACCGCGTCAACCCGGTTCCAGCTTTAAACCGATTTACTATGCCGAAGCGCTAGCCGAGAAACAGATCACCCCGGCCACTATCTTAGAAGATGTCCCGACAACGTTCGGAAACAGCTACGAGCCAGAGAACTTCGACCTAAGTTATCGCGGTGATGTTACCGTGCGCCGAGCTTTGGCCAACTCACTTAATATACCGGCCATCAAAGTGATGGAGCAGCTGGGAGTGAGCGAGTCGATTGCCGCTGCTCAACGCCTAGGACTCGATACTATCGATACATCAACCGATTACGGTCTCTCGCTAGCCCTCGGTACGGCTGAGGTACCCTTAATAGATATGACTAACGCCTACGCAGCCTTCGCAGCTAGCGGCATGCAGCATGAGACGGTACTTATAGAGGAAATCGATAATAAATATGGCGAAACAATCTTCCGTTTTAACAATCAAGGTAGTCGCGTGCTCGATGCTGGAGCGGCATACTTGATCTCCTCTATTCTTTCGGACGAATCGGCCCGAGCAGAAACCTTTGGTAGCAGTCTATCAATCGGTCGCACGGCAGCGGTCAAGACCGGCACGACAGAAGACAACCGAGATGCATTAACACTCGGCTACACTCCGGAAATTGCCGTTGGAGTCTGGGTGGGGAACAACGATAATCGTCCGATGAGTGCAATCGGTGGTTCTACCGGAGCCGCCCCGATCTGGCGCAGTGTGATGCAGACTATTACGACTGATATGCCGGCTGGGGAGTTTACCCAACCAAGTAGTATCACTTCTGCCTTAATTTGTTACGGGAACGGTCTACGCGCTAGTGAGGCTTTTGCCGGGGCCTACCGCGAATACTTCCTACGTGGCACGCTACCTAGATTCGGCTGCGCAGCGCCCGAACCGGAACCGGAGGAGGAAGAACCCCCTGCCGACGAAGTCGAAGAAGAAGATACGACACCGGATGAGCCAGAGACAGGACCACCGGAAGATGATACCGGTACCGGGCAAGATAACGGTGGGGATGATGATACTGGGCAACCAGATGACGGTGATGATCCAGATGAAGATGATAGCCCGCCTGGAAATGGCGGACAGGGTCAGAATCCCAGCTCCGGCCAGACTCAAGCCTAA
- a CDS encoding lmo0937 family membrane protein: MLYTIIVILLALWLFGLLFEVAGGLIHLLLVVALVVFIYNQVTKRRASVE, translated from the coding sequence ATGTTATATACAATCATCGTCATCCTACTAGCCCTCTGGCTGTTCGGACTTTTATTCGAAGTTGCCGGCGGCTTAATCCATCTACTACTAGTGGTAGCATTGGTAGTCTTCATCTATAACCAAGTCACTAAACGCCGCGCCTCGGTCGAATAG
- a CDS encoding Crp/Fnr family transcriptional regulator encodes MLEQSQPQLIASFFQTGTRTQFDKEEIIYDSKKNGSPVFMLESGYVKSYAITSEGNYNVLCIYGPGSIFPLAPTLRANLGRSPYHLREMVYFEAIVAVEVYVQSADKLMKYLERHPEGYRELVVSLINNYELYLSRVEASPLKHARQRLAYHLLVLAERFSSELYDQIIIELPLTHQDLADSLGMARETISRELEWLRREDIVNAKDKHLIIKDQAQLRRIINPKPELRDS; translated from the coding sequence ATGCTCGAGCAGTCTCAGCCTCAACTCATAGCCTCTTTCTTTCAGACCGGCACACGTACTCAGTTTGATAAGGAAGAAATCATTTATGATTCTAAAAAAAACGGTAGCCCAGTGTTTATGTTGGAGAGCGGCTACGTTAAGTCTTACGCTATAACAAGTGAGGGAAACTATAATGTGCTTTGTATCTACGGTCCAGGCTCGATCTTTCCGTTAGCTCCAACGCTACGGGCTAATCTAGGTCGTTCGCCCTACCATCTCCGTGAGATGGTATATTTCGAGGCAATCGTGGCGGTGGAGGTCTATGTTCAGTCGGCAGATAAGCTGATGAAATATCTCGAGCGACACCCTGAAGGGTATCGCGAGCTAGTGGTCAGTTTGATTAATAATTACGAACTTTACCTGAGTCGGGTGGAAGCCTCGCCACTTAAACACGCCCGGCAGAGGCTAGCCTATCATCTCCTAGTCCTGGCTGAGCGGTTCTCTAGTGAGCTCTATGATCAGATAATCATCGAATTACCCCTAACCCATCAGGACTTAGCCGATAGCTTAGGTATGGCTCGGGAGACGATATCCCGGGAGTTGGAGTGGCTCAGAAGAGAGGATATTGTGAACGCCAAAGACAAACACCTCATCATAAAAGATCAAGCTCAGCTGCGCCGTATCATTAATCCTAAGCCGGAACTGCGTGATAGCTAG
- a CDS encoding DEAD/DEAH box helicase, with product MQYNSTSRGGTRYRGGNQRNRSGGGGNRRRAPQKGRGNQGQYIHPDKFVNKMPVADQPVFTATHSFSDFGLFPALEQTLQKRGYSSPTAIQDEAILPAMDGQDVIGIANTGTGKTAAFVLPIIHRLKTGQADGQVLIIAPTRELAGQIDEEFRSFSQGLNLYSVVCVGGMRIDPQIRALQRRPQVVIGTPGRLKDLLQQRKLHLDSTGILVLDEADRMLDMGFLPDIRFLLDRLPTKRQSLCFSATITPTIKDLMDRMMNDPVSVSVRTGDTSRQVAQDIVRTTSKEHKLEVLTNLLAQPHFEKVLVFGQTKFGVQRLADTLSQQGTPAQAIHGNKTQSQRQRALKAFKDGHVDILVATDVAARGLDIPNVSHVINFDQPHTYDDYIHRIGRTGRAGKRGEALTFISQ from the coding sequence ATGCAATACAATTCAACTTCTCGTGGTGGTACACGTTATCGCGGCGGGAATCAACGCAATCGCAGTGGCGGAGGCGGCAACCGTCGTCGTGCGCCCCAAAAAGGCCGTGGCAACCAAGGCCAATATATCCATCCGGATAAATTCGTTAATAAGATGCCAGTAGCCGATCAACCAGTCTTTACAGCCACTCATAGCTTTAGTGACTTCGGACTGTTCCCGGCCCTTGAGCAGACCTTGCAAAAACGTGGCTACAGCTCACCAACAGCTATCCAAGATGAGGCGATTCTGCCCGCTATGGATGGTCAGGACGTGATAGGCATCGCCAACACTGGCACCGGTAAGACCGCCGCCTTTGTGCTACCGATTATTCACCGCCTGAAGACTGGCCAAGCCGATGGTCAAGTGCTCATTATCGCACCAACTCGCGAGTTAGCCGGGCAAATTGATGAAGAGTTTCGCAGTTTCTCTCAAGGACTCAACCTATACTCGGTCGTCTGTGTCGGCGGTATGCGTATCGACCCTCAAATTCGGGCCTTACAACGCCGTCCCCAGGTCGTAATCGGCACTCCCGGTCGACTGAAAGACTTGCTACAGCAACGTAAGCTACATCTAGACTCTACCGGTATCCTGGTCCTCGATGAGGCCGACCGCATGCTAGATATGGGCTTCCTACCCGACATCAGGTTCTTACTTGACCGCTTACCGACCAAACGTCAATCGCTGTGCTTCAGCGCGACTATTACGCCAACCATCAAGGACCTAATGGATCGGATGATGAACGATCCGGTCTCAGTCTCAGTTCGTACCGGTGATACCAGCCGGCAAGTAGCCCAAGATATCGTTCGGACTACTTCTAAAGAACACAAGCTAGAGGTACTGACTAATCTCCTAGCTCAACCGCATTTTGAGAAAGTACTAGTCTTTGGTCAGACTAAGTTCGGCGTACAGCGTCTAGCCGATACTCTCAGCCAGCAAGGTACGCCAGCCCAGGCCATACACGGTAATAAGACCCAGTCCCAGCGTCAACGAGCTCTGAAAGCCTTCAAGGACGGTCACGTAGACATCCTAGTCGCGACCGACGTCGCTGCTCGTGGGCTCGATATACCTAACGTCAGCCATGTCATTAACTTTGACCAGCCCCATACTTACGACGACTACATCCACCGTATCGGGCGTACTGGTCGCGCCGGTAAACGAGGCGAGGCCCTGACCTTCATCTCACAGTAA
- the typA gene encoding translational GTPase TypA, which translates to MSNNIRNIAVIAHVDHGKTTLVDSFLKQSNLFRDNQAEMSQELLMDSNDQERERGITITAKITAIEYAEHRINIIDTPGHADFSGEVERILHMADGCLLIVDAQEGPMPQTKFVLSKALAAGLVPIVIINKIDKPGARIAEVESELADLFLDLATIESQLQYSIYYAVARDGKAWDTMPVDFNSETTITPVLDAIIEQVPAPQPTPGEGLQLLVTSLAWDNYEGKYAIGRIGRGSVVPGKKVALATPDGITSTGKVDKIYTYRGLARVEAQRAEQGDIIALSGLSEAQIGQTIVDPEHPDALPVIKLEDPTLSIYLGPNTSPLKGKEGDFTTSRQIAERLEKELETNIGFQLEPEAIGFIVSGRGELHLSVLIETMRREGFEFEVGQPRVVYRQENGQTLEPFEEVAIEVPAEYTGTVQSEMGKRRAVAISQSNLSSGDARLIYEMPTRTYLGLRNILVTQTKGTVVMNSMLKGYQPKGPDLDQQRSGALIAFDSAVTTPYALQSVEARGTLFVGPGEKVYSGQIVGLNSRSEDLDVSVTKEKHLTNMRSKSSDGTVQLTPATRFSLEQSLDFLEDDELMEVTPKSIRLRKRELDRNLRNKKR; encoded by the coding sequence ATGTCAAATAATATTCGTAACATCGCCGTCATAGCTCACGTCGACCATGGCAAGACCACTTTGGTCGATAGTTTTCTCAAGCAGAGTAATCTGTTCCGGGATAATCAGGCCGAAATGAGTCAAGAGCTGCTAATGGACTCTAACGACCAAGAGCGGGAGCGTGGTATCACTATTACTGCTAAGATCACCGCTATCGAGTATGCTGAGCATCGCATCAACATCATCGATACACCTGGTCACGCCGACTTTAGCGGTGAGGTCGAGCGTATTTTGCATATGGCCGACGGCTGCTTACTAATAGTTGATGCCCAGGAAGGCCCGATGCCCCAGACCAAGTTCGTCCTATCTAAGGCTCTAGCGGCCGGCCTGGTGCCGATCGTGATCATTAATAAGATTGATAAGCCAGGAGCTCGTATCGCGGAAGTTGAGAGCGAGCTAGCCGATCTCTTCTTGGATCTAGCGACGATCGAATCACAACTACAGTACTCGATTTATTACGCTGTAGCGCGAGATGGTAAGGCTTGGGACACTATGCCGGTAGACTTTAATTCGGAAACTACTATTACCCCCGTATTAGATGCCATTATCGAGCAGGTGCCGGCACCACAGCCTACCCCGGGTGAAGGTTTACAGTTATTGGTCACTTCCCTAGCTTGGGACAACTATGAAGGGAAATATGCTATCGGCCGCATCGGTCGGGGCAGCGTGGTGCCTGGAAAGAAAGTGGCGCTAGCTACTCCAGACGGCATCACCTCTACCGGAAAAGTAGATAAGATTTATACTTATCGAGGCCTAGCCCGGGTGGAAGCTCAGCGTGCCGAGCAAGGTGATATCATCGCGCTCAGTGGCCTGAGTGAAGCACAGATTGGTCAGACCATAGTTGACCCTGAGCATCCGGATGCTCTACCGGTTATTAAGCTGGAAGACCCAACCCTAAGTATATATTTGGGTCCCAACACTTCTCCATTAAAGGGTAAGGAAGGCGACTTCACCACCTCACGGCAGATCGCCGAGCGGTTAGAGAAAGAATTAGAGACCAATATCGGTTTCCAACTCGAACCGGAAGCGATCGGTTTTATCGTTAGCGGCCGGGGTGAGCTCCACCTAAGTGTCTTAATTGAGACGATGCGCCGAGAAGGCTTTGAGTTTGAGGTCGGTCAGCCGCGAGTGGTTTATCGTCAGGAGAACGGTCAGACCTTAGAGCCATTTGAAGAGGTCGCGATCGAAGTACCGGCCGAGTATACCGGTACTGTCCAGAGTGAAATGGGCAAGCGGCGGGCAGTAGCTATCTCTCAGTCTAACCTTAGCTCCGGAGATGCACGCCTAATTTATGAGATGCCGACCCGTACCTACCTCGGCTTACGTAATATCTTGGTGACTCAGACTAAGGGTACGGTGGTTATGAACAGTATGCTAAAAGGCTATCAACCAAAAGGCCCTGATCTCGATCAGCAACGCAGCGGCGCCTTAATCGCCTTTGACAGCGCTGTGACTACTCCCTACGCACTACAGTCGGTTGAGGCTCGCGGCACCCTCTTCGTCGGTCCGGGCGAGAAAGTATATAGCGGCCAGATAGTCGGACTAAACAGCCGGAGTGAGGACTTAGACGTTAGCGTTACTAAGGAGAAGCACTTAACCAATATGCGGAGTAAGAGCAGTGATGGCACAGTGCAGCTAACCCCGGCTACTCGTTTTAGCCTAGAGCAGTCACTTGATTTTCTGGAAGATGATGAGCTAATGGAAGTGACTCCGAAGAGTATTCGGTTGCGTAAACGCGAGCTTGATCGCAACTTACGTAACAAGAAGCGTTAA
- a CDS encoding Hsp20/alpha crystallin family protein — MALIRYNNPFKELEEMQNQLNKLFDESLTSTARSGLTTPTADVYMNEDEDKLIVEAHLPGYEQDDVELQIENGALIIRADRQERKEQDEKRKYILRESSSSYYRRIGLPKNVEADKIMANFDNGVLEVNVPFKELPKPQTVKIEGKKKK; from the coding sequence ATGGCACTTATTCGTTATAACAACCCCTTTAAAGAGTTGGAAGAGATGCAAAACCAGCTCAATAAGCTATTTGACGAGTCATTAACTTCAACCGCGAGGTCAGGGCTGACTACACCTACAGCCGATGTCTACATGAACGAGGATGAAGACAAGCTCATCGTCGAAGCGCACCTGCCGGGCTATGAGCAAGACGACGTCGAGTTGCAAATCGAGAACGGCGCGCTCATCATCCGGGCCGACCGCCAGGAACGAAAGGAGCAGGATGAGAAGCGTAAGTACATCCTGCGAGAAAGCTCCAGCAGCTACTACCGCCGGATCGGTCTGCCGAAAAATGTCGAAGCCGATAAGATTATGGCCAACTTCGACAACGGTGTACTAGAAGTGAACGTACCGTTTAAGGAACTACCGAAGCCGCAAACCGTCAAGATTGAAGGAAAAAAGAAGAAGTAG